Proteins from a genomic interval of Qipengyuania sp. JC766:
- a CDS encoding flavodoxin reductase encodes MPHTLKLQSIRPITHNVNELTFPRPDGYDCTPGQATELAIDRDGWRDEKRPFTFTSLPDADHLQFTIKSYPDHDGVTEQIGQFEGGETVLIEDPWGAIEDKGPGTFIAGGAGLTPFLSILRARQARDGTLDGYRLIFANSHEKDIILREELEGMPGLKLDLVLSKEKVDGLHHGQVDADFLDEAGLDFGDTFYLCGPPPMEEDVSTLLKLRGVTDDRLVREED; translated from the coding sequence ATGCCGCACACATTGAAGCTGCAGTCGATCCGACCGATCACGCACAACGTCAACGAACTCACCTTTCCCCGCCCGGACGGCTACGACTGCACGCCGGGACAGGCCACGGAGCTGGCGATCGACCGTGACGGCTGGCGGGACGAGAAGCGGCCCTTCACTTTCACCTCCCTACCCGATGCCGACCACCTGCAGTTCACCATCAAGTCCTATCCCGACCATGACGGTGTGACCGAGCAGATCGGGCAGTTCGAGGGCGGCGAGACGGTGCTGATCGAGGATCCGTGGGGCGCCATTGAGGACAAGGGCCCCGGCACCTTCATCGCCGGGGGAGCAGGCCTGACGCCGTTCCTGTCGATCCTGCGCGCGAGACAGGCACGGGACGGCACGCTGGACGGATATCGCCTGATCTTCGCGAATTCGCACGAGAAGGACATCATCCTACGCGAGGAACTGGAAGGGATGCCCGGGCTGAAACTGGACCTGGTCCTGAGCAAGGAGAAGGTCGATGGCCTGCACCACGGCCAGGTCGACGCCGATTTCCTGGACGAAGCCGGTCTCGACTTCGGCGACACATTCTACCTGTGCGGCCCCCCGCCCATGGAAGAGGACGTCAGCACCCTGCTGAAACTGCGCGGCGTCACCGACGACCGGCTGGTCCGCGAAGAAGACTGA
- a CDS encoding calcium/sodium antiporter, whose protein sequence is MTLSIAILILAGLAGLAIGGELLVRGSVGIAQRLGISTLVTGVVIVGSATSMPEMVASVQAALTGSPEIAWGNIAGSNIANSLLILGAAAMVAPIALTGAGKRDAVVGVLAGALVWGIAWSGWAAGWIGAVLLALIVIYVIWRIRHPAKTLVEDAEEDVGAPTRLVVAVPVFAAGVAALVFGGQWLVTGAVQLAENAGIAETVIGLTIVAVGTSLPELAASVAAALRGQSGLAIGNVVGSNIFNLLLIGGATMTIAPTAIPSELLDIEWPVMVAAAVLVYLLCAYGKRIGRVMGALLLAGFVANTAMVVLYN, encoded by the coding sequence GTGACGCTCTCCATCGCGATCCTGATCCTGGCGGGGCTCGCCGGCCTCGCTATCGGCGGCGAACTGCTGGTGCGCGGCAGTGTCGGCATCGCGCAGCGGCTCGGCATCTCGACGCTGGTCACGGGCGTCGTGATCGTCGGATCGGCAACGTCCATGCCGGAAATGGTCGCCAGCGTGCAGGCCGCGCTGACCGGCTCGCCGGAAATCGCCTGGGGCAACATTGCCGGGTCCAATATCGCGAACTCGCTCCTGATCCTCGGCGCCGCGGCAATGGTCGCGCCGATCGCGCTGACGGGCGCGGGCAAGCGCGATGCGGTGGTCGGCGTTCTGGCCGGCGCGCTGGTCTGGGGTATCGCGTGGTCGGGCTGGGCCGCGGGCTGGATCGGCGCGGTACTGCTGGCCCTGATCGTGATCTACGTCATCTGGCGCATCCGCCACCCGGCGAAGACCCTGGTGGAGGACGCGGAAGAGGACGTGGGTGCGCCGACGCGCCTCGTCGTTGCCGTTCCGGTCTTTGCAGCCGGTGTCGCAGCGCTCGTCTTTGGCGGGCAGTGGCTGGTGACAGGCGCGGTGCAACTGGCGGAAAATGCCGGGATCGCCGAAACCGTGATCGGTCTCACCATCGTGGCGGTGGGAACGTCGCTTCCCGAACTCGCGGCCAGCGTCGCGGCGGCCCTGCGCGGCCAGTCGGGCCTGGCGATAGGCAATGTCGTGGGCTCCAACATTTTCAACCTGCTGCTGATCGGCGGCGCGACCATGACCATCGCGCCGACGGCAATTCCGAGCGAGCTGCTGGATATCGAATGGCCCGTCATGGTTGCGGCGGCCGTTCTCGTCTATCTGTTGTGTGCCTATGGAAAGCGGATCGGACGGGTCATGGGCGCTTTGCTGCTGGCCGGGTTCGTCGCCAATACCGCGATGGTGGTCCTCTACAACTAA
- a CDS encoding SDR family oxidoreductase, which translates to MTEGYDFANRTALVTGAASGIGAACARWLDRHGIGRLVLVDRDREGLDALDLGCTVEAHGADVADPDFWSTLEGSIGRLDHAVVNAGIGEGGPMAEQSFTDWRRVMAVNLDGAFLTLGTALRRMQAGDGGSIVLTASVTGMKPVPGIGAYGVSKAAVAHMARIAAAENTGKGIRVNAIAPGGVDTNIWNSSPQFLAGVEAHGRDATLQAMAATTPRGRFATPDELAREIGFLLSDAAANVTGTVLVSDGGFTL; encoded by the coding sequence ATGACCGAAGGCTACGATTTCGCAAACCGCACCGCGCTCGTCACGGGCGCCGCATCCGGCATCGGCGCGGCCTGCGCCCGCTGGCTGGACCGGCACGGCATCGGCCGGCTGGTCCTCGTCGACAGGGACCGCGAGGGTCTCGACGCGCTCGATCTGGGCTGCACCGTCGAAGCGCACGGCGCGGACGTGGCGGACCCCGATTTCTGGAGCACGCTCGAAGGCAGCATCGGCCGGCTCGACCATGCGGTGGTCAATGCGGGCATCGGCGAAGGCGGCCCCATGGCGGAGCAGAGCTTCACCGACTGGCGCCGCGTGATGGCGGTCAATCTCGACGGCGCGTTCCTGACCCTGGGCACCGCGTTGCGGCGCATGCAGGCCGGCGATGGCGGCAGCATCGTGCTGACCGCATCGGTCACCGGGATGAAGCCCGTTCCCGGCATCGGCGCCTATGGCGTGTCCAAGGCAGCGGTGGCGCACATGGCGCGGATCGCCGCGGCGGAGAATACCGGCAAGGGCATCCGGGTGAACGCGATCGCGCCGGGCGGCGTCGATACCAACATCTGGAACAGCTCGCCCCAGTTCCTCGCGGGCGTCGAGGCGCACGGGCGCGACGCGACATTGCAGGCGATGGCCGCGACCACGCCGCGCGGCCGCTTCGCGACGCCGGACGAACTGGCCCGCGAGATCGGCTTCCTGCTGAGCGATGCCGCCGCGAACGTGACCGGCACCGTGCTGGTCAGCGACGGCGGCTTCACGCTCTAG
- a CDS encoding oxidoreductase, with protein sequence MPGVSPAVPFSYSDIPELGGKTAIVTGANTGIGLEIARALARKGARVLLACRDADKAAAAQADIGSGPERADTGFLPLDLANIASVRDAAEKAAKEDRIDILVNNAGIMFPPLGHATAGCEMQFAVNHLGHFAFTSLLLDKLSQDGGGRVVTQSSIAHKGADIDFDNLDAEQGYAKGEFYGQSKLANLLFAKELDRRLVAAGSSVRSMACHPGIAQTDLTRHMGPLGGVFGSFVGLVLNSAAHGALPALQAATDPEAEGGEYYGPYGFREMSGKRSGRAYATKTARDPELAKRLWDKSIELTGIDPELAPA encoded by the coding sequence ATGCCAGGAGTATCCCCCGCCGTGCCCTTTTCCTATTCCGACATTCCCGAACTCGGCGGCAAGACCGCCATCGTCACCGGTGCCAATACCGGCATAGGGCTGGAAATCGCCCGCGCACTGGCCCGCAAGGGCGCCCGCGTGCTGCTCGCCTGCCGCGATGCGGACAAGGCGGCCGCGGCGCAGGCCGACATCGGATCGGGCCCGGAACGCGCCGATACCGGATTCCTCCCGCTCGACCTCGCCAACATCGCCTCGGTGCGCGACGCAGCGGAAAAGGCGGCAAAGGAAGACCGGATCGACATTCTGGTCAACAATGCCGGCATCATGTTCCCGCCGCTCGGCCATGCGACCGCCGGGTGCGAGATGCAGTTTGCCGTCAATCATTTGGGCCATTTCGCCTTTACCAGCCTGCTGCTGGACAAGCTGTCGCAGGACGGGGGCGGGCGCGTGGTCACCCAGTCCTCCATCGCGCACAAGGGCGCGGATATCGACTTCGACAATCTCGACGCCGAGCAAGGCTATGCCAAGGGCGAGTTCTACGGCCAGAGCAAGCTTGCCAACCTGCTCTTCGCCAAGGAACTCGACCGAAGGCTGGTTGCCGCCGGATCGAGCGTGCGGTCCATGGCGTGCCATCCCGGCATCGCGCAGACGGACCTGACGCGGCACATGGGCCCGCTGGGCGGTGTGTTCGGCTCGTTCGTCGGCCTGGTGCTCAATTCCGCTGCGCATGGTGCGCTGCCCGCATTGCAGGCAGCGACCGATCCGGAGGCCGAAGGCGGCGAATATTACGGCCCCTACGGTTTCCGCGAAATGAGCGGCAAACGCTCGGGCAGGGCTTACGCCACCAAGACCGCGCGCGATCCGGAGCTTGCGAAACGCCTTTGGGACAAGTCGATCGAACTGACCGGCATCGACCCGGAGCTCGCACCAGCCTGA
- a CDS encoding aa3-type cytochrome c oxidase subunit IV has translation MATNDIEKARKTYDSFMGTLKWTVPLIAIIALVVVILIAD, from the coding sequence ATGGCCACCAACGATATCGAAAAGGCTCGGAAGACGTATGACAGCTTCATGGGCACCCTCAAATGGACGGTGCCGCTGATCGCGATCATTGCGCTGGTCGTCGTCATCCTGATCGCCGACTAG
- a CDS encoding fasciclin domain-containing protein: MNLRSIAAISALALATAACTTMDDGMADSMDDDMATETSTQTTASTSTTASIPVVGGAQMLPSRNIVQNASEASNLTTLVSLVQAADLAQALQGPGPFTVFAPTNAAFQKVPAATVQSLQQPENQQMLQGVLTYHVVSGNVDAAALNSLIENGGGTATLPTVSGGNLTFRKQGNNIVVMGQNGSMGTVTQANVRQSNGVVHVIDGVLMPAM; encoded by the coding sequence ATGAACCTCCGTTCCATCGCAGCCATTTCCGCCCTCGCACTCGCCACTGCGGCGTGCACCACCATGGATGACGGCATGGCCGATTCCATGGACGACGACATGGCCACGGAAACTTCCACGCAGACGACCGCTTCCACGTCCACCACAGCCTCCATCCCGGTCGTCGGCGGGGCGCAGATGCTGCCGTCGCGCAACATCGTCCAGAACGCCAGCGAAGCGTCGAACCTGACCACGCTCGTCAGTCTCGTGCAGGCGGCCGACCTGGCGCAGGCGCTGCAGGGACCGGGTCCGTTCACGGTCTTCGCGCCGACCAATGCCGCGTTCCAGAAGGTGCCGGCCGCGACCGTCCAGTCGCTCCAGCAGCCGGAAAACCAGCAGATGCTGCAGGGCGTGCTGACCTATCACGTGGTATCGGGCAACGTCGATGCGGCCGCGCTCAACTCGCTGATCGAGAACGGTGGCGGCACCGCCACGCTTCCGACGGTGAGTGGCGGCAACCTGACCTTCCGCAAGCAGGGCAACAACATCGTCGTCATGGGCCAGAACGGCTCCATGGGTACGGTGACGCAGGCCAATGTGCGCCAGTCGAACGGCGTCGTGCACGTGATCGACGGCGTGCTGATGCCGGCGATGTAA
- a CDS encoding sigma-54 dependent transcriptional regulator, whose protein sequence is MASEDTRLLMLIDDEPAQSRLITALAAREGWRTLVVADPETAIATLGTRQGMQLSAIILDQWVPGEDACSLIHELKTRRPAMPILMLTASTSPLLAVEAMRAGATDYLIKPIAPDRLMSALRSATKREAPKDELQPLTEKMPAVLDFDAMIGTEPKFRAALAKAAKAARGHGHALIQGESGTGKEMLLRAMVAASPRSKAPFRLINVSGVPANSIESLLFGHEQGAFAGAFDRQVGAIQHCDGGTLVLDEIDRLPLSLQTKLAETLESRIVRPLGATHGFKIDIRVMAASDLPLDALVEQDGFDRDLLAAIFATRIELPPLRERPGDITALTRHFLSRIGEQPGLRHLSITDSALALLAAFDWPGNVRQLQAVLFRAAVFCDGESLTADHFPQLSELLGEIDSDYANPLQEGVGVMLYTPDGNLRPLEDIEADVIRLAIGHYRGRMTEVARRLGIGRSTLYRKLGDLGIDNAA, encoded by the coding sequence ATGGCAAGCGAAGACACGCGCCTTCTGATGTTGATCGACGACGAGCCGGCGCAGAGCCGGCTGATCACCGCGCTCGCCGCGCGCGAGGGGTGGCGTACGCTGGTGGTCGCCGATCCGGAAACCGCGATCGCCACGCTGGGCACGCGGCAGGGCATGCAATTGTCCGCCATCATCCTCGACCAGTGGGTGCCGGGCGAAGATGCCTGCAGCCTGATCCACGAACTGAAGACACGCCGGCCGGCCATGCCGATCCTGATGCTGACGGCGAGCACCAGCCCGCTGCTGGCAGTCGAAGCCATGCGCGCGGGCGCCACCGACTACCTGATCAAGCCGATCGCGCCCGACCGCCTGATGAGCGCGCTGCGCAGCGCGACCAAGCGCGAGGCGCCCAAGGACGAGTTGCAGCCGCTGACGGAGAAGATGCCGGCGGTCCTCGATTTCGACGCCATGATCGGCACCGAACCAAAGTTCCGAGCGGCGTTGGCCAAGGCGGCGAAGGCCGCGCGCGGCCATGGTCATGCCCTGATCCAGGGCGAAAGCGGCACCGGCAAGGAGATGCTGCTGCGCGCGATGGTTGCCGCCAGTCCGCGTTCCAAGGCGCCGTTCCGGCTGATCAACGTGTCCGGCGTTCCGGCCAACTCCATCGAATCGCTGCTGTTCGGCCACGAACAGGGTGCCTTTGCCGGCGCGTTCGACCGCCAGGTCGGCGCGATCCAGCATTGCGACGGCGGCACGCTGGTGCTCGACGAGATCGACCGCCTGCCGCTCTCGCTCCAGACCAAGCTGGCCGAAACGCTGGAAAGCCGCATCGTACGCCCGCTGGGCGCGACGCACGGCTTCAAGATCGACATCCGGGTCATGGCGGCGAGCGACCTTCCGCTGGACGCGCTGGTCGAACAGGACGGGTTCGACCGCGATCTGCTGGCCGCCATATTCGCCACCCGGATCGAGCTGCCGCCGCTGCGCGAGCGGCCCGGCGACATTACTGCGCTGACCCGCCATTTCCTTTCCCGCATCGGGGAGCAGCCGGGCCTGCGACACCTGTCGATCACCGACAGCGCGTTGGCGCTGCTGGCCGCGTTCGACTGGCCGGGCAATGTCCGCCAGTTGCAAGCCGTGCTGTTCCGCGCCGCGGTGTTCTGCGACGGCGAATCGCTGACGGCGGACCACTTCCCGCAGCTGTCCGAACTGCTGGGCGAGATCGACAGCGATTACGCCAATCCGCTGCAGGAAGGCGTCGGCGTCATGCTTTACACGCCCGACGGCAATCTCCGCCCGCTGGAAGACATCGAGGCGGACGTCATCCGCCTCGCCATCGGCCACTACCGCGGCCGCATGACCGAAGTGGCGCGCCGGCTCGGCATCGGGCGGTCCACGCTCTACCGCAAGCTGGGCGACTTGGGCATCGACAACGCCGCCTGA
- the nhaA gene encoding Na+/H+ antiporter NhaA: MTPAPKPPAVLARAARSMKDFLQQESAGGILLMISAAVAVIWANSPLAPAYLAFLDTPVSVTVNGEGVSKSALLWINDGLMALFFLLVGLEVKREVLIGQLSSWQQSSLPIFAAIGGMIAPALIFVGVNLGSPENLQGWAIPAATDIAFALGVLALLGSRVPVALKALLLAVAVIDDIGAIAIIALFYTPGVETVMLGYAAIVLAVLAFCGWMRFGSAIPYMILGVALWFFVLKSGVHATLAGVALAMCIPLEDRRGNPTLEGMEHDLHPWVAFLVVPIFALANAGVSFEGMEPAAVLAPLPLGIALGLLLGKQIGIVGFAWLAVKSGIAKLPRGIGWSQVWGLSLIAGIGFTMSLFIGNLAFADPAQINAVKLGVLSGSIVAAILGVLLLLRGRKA; this comes from the coding sequence ATGACGCCCGCACCCAAACCGCCCGCCGTCCTTGCCAGAGCTGCCCGGTCGATGAAGGATTTCCTGCAACAGGAAAGCGCCGGCGGCATCCTGCTGATGATTTCGGCGGCGGTGGCGGTGATTTGGGCCAACAGCCCGCTCGCGCCTGCCTATCTCGCTTTCCTCGACACGCCGGTATCGGTGACCGTGAACGGCGAAGGGGTCAGCAAGTCCGCATTGCTGTGGATCAATGACGGGCTGATGGCGCTGTTTTTCCTGCTCGTCGGGCTGGAAGTGAAGCGCGAGGTGCTGATCGGCCAGCTGTCGAGCTGGCAGCAATCCTCGCTCCCCATCTTCGCCGCCATCGGCGGGATGATCGCGCCGGCGCTGATCTTCGTCGGCGTCAACCTGGGATCGCCGGAAAACCTGCAGGGCTGGGCGATCCCGGCCGCGACCGACATCGCCTTTGCGCTCGGCGTGCTCGCCCTGCTCGGCAGCCGGGTGCCGGTCGCACTGAAGGCGCTGCTGCTGGCAGTCGCGGTCATCGACGATATCGGGGCGATCGCCATCATCGCGCTGTTCTACACGCCCGGTGTCGAGACGGTGATGCTGGGCTACGCCGCCATCGTCCTCGCCGTTCTCGCCTTTTGCGGGTGGATGCGGTTCGGGTCCGCCATTCCCTACATGATCCTGGGCGTCGCGCTCTGGTTCTTCGTCCTCAAGTCGGGCGTCCACGCGACGCTCGCGGGCGTGGCGCTCGCCATGTGCATCCCGCTGGAGGACCGGCGCGGCAATCCGACGCTGGAGGGCATGGAGCATGACCTGCACCCCTGGGTCGCGTTCCTGGTGGTGCCCATCTTCGCGCTCGCCAATGCGGGCGTTTCCTTCGAAGGCATGGAGCCGGCCGCGGTCCTCGCACCGCTGCCGCTGGGCATCGCGCTCGGCCTGCTGCTGGGCAAGCAGATCGGCATCGTCGGCTTCGCCTGGCTCGCCGTGAAGAGCGGGATCGCGAAATTGCCGCGTGGCATCGGCTGGTCGCAGGTCTGGGGGCTGTCGCTGATCGCCGGTATCGGCTTCACCATGAGCCTGTTCATCGGCAACCTTGCTTTTGCCGATCCGGCGCAGATCAACGCGGTGAAGCTGGGCGTGCTGTCCGGTTCGATCGTCGCGGCCATTCTCGGCGTCCTGCTGCTGCTGCGCGGACGCAAAGCGTGA
- a CDS encoding PH domain-containing protein — MGLLNATEASPEEFAHDHAHALTEGERVWVAYKTMRDWIVFTDWRVLHMDVQGLTGSKRQYFSVPYKSVTAFAIESAGTFDLDAEIKIYLSGHQPIQFKIGRKSDVSRLQSLMAEKLRG, encoded by the coding sequence ATGGGACTGCTCAACGCGACCGAAGCCTCGCCGGAGGAATTCGCGCACGATCATGCGCACGCGCTGACCGAAGGGGAACGCGTGTGGGTCGCCTACAAGACGATGCGCGACTGGATCGTCTTCACCGACTGGCGCGTGCTGCACATGGATGTGCAGGGGCTGACCGGCAGCAAGCGGCAGTATTTCTCCGTCCCCTACAAATCGGTGACCGCCTTCGCGATCGAGAGCGCCGGGACGTTCGACCTGGATGCCGAGATCAAGATCTACCTGTCCGGTCACCAGCCGATCCAGTTCAAGATCGGGCGCAAGTCCGACGTCAGCCGGCTGCAGTCTCTGATGGCGGAAAAGCTGCGCGGCTGA
- a CDS encoding NAD(P) transhydrogenase subunit alpha: MRIAVLAERAAGERRVAATPETVKKFIALGATVAVEEGAGRHAAIADEAYREAGADVAPVAQATEGADIVLGVQAPDTGLLGNVRPGAKVAALFDPFQKRETVDAYAAAGLEALSMEFMPRITRAQSMDVLSSQSNLSGYKAVLAAADTYGRAFPMMMTAAGTVSAAKLFVMGVGVAGLQAIATGRRLGAQVSATDVRAATKEQIESLGAKAIFVEKVAGIEGEGAGGYATEMSDEYKAAQAELVSAHISKQDIVITTALIPGRAAPRLISDAQIATMKPGSVIFDLAVAQGGNVEGSRTDEIVERHGVSIMGYSNTPSHLAADASALLSRNFYNFLSAFWDEEQGGPVLDDEIGSAVRLTRDGKVVNERLLG, from the coding sequence TTGCGCATCGCGGTCCTTGCCGAACGCGCCGCCGGGGAACGGCGGGTCGCCGCCACGCCCGAGACGGTGAAGAAGTTCATCGCGCTGGGCGCCACCGTCGCGGTGGAAGAGGGCGCAGGCCGCCATGCCGCCATTGCCGACGAAGCCTATCGCGAAGCCGGGGCGGATGTCGCGCCGGTCGCGCAGGCGACCGAAGGCGCGGACATCGTGCTGGGCGTGCAGGCGCCCGATACCGGCCTGCTGGGCAATGTGCGGCCGGGCGCGAAGGTCGCGGCCCTGTTCGACCCGTTCCAGAAGCGCGAGACGGTTGATGCCTACGCGGCCGCCGGGCTGGAAGCGCTGTCGATGGAATTCATGCCGCGCATCACCCGGGCGCAGAGCATGGACGTGTTGTCCAGCCAGTCCAACCTTTCGGGATACAAGGCCGTGCTCGCGGCGGCCGATACCTACGGCCGCGCCTTCCCGATGATGATGACCGCCGCGGGCACGGTCAGCGCGGCGAAGCTGTTCGTGATGGGGGTCGGTGTCGCCGGGCTCCAGGCGATCGCCACCGGTCGCCGGCTGGGTGCGCAGGTTTCCGCGACGGACGTGCGCGCCGCGACGAAGGAGCAGATCGAAAGCCTGGGCGCCAAGGCGATCTTTGTGGAGAAGGTCGCCGGGATCGAGGGCGAGGGTGCCGGCGGCTACGCCACGGAAATGAGCGACGAGTACAAGGCGGCGCAGGCCGAGCTCGTGTCCGCGCATATCTCCAAGCAGGACATCGTTATCACCACCGCGCTTATCCCAGGCCGGGCCGCGCCGCGCCTGATCAGCGATGCGCAGATCGCCACGATGAAGCCGGGCAGCGTGATCTTCGACCTCGCCGTGGCGCAGGGCGGCAACGTGGAAGGTTCGAGGACGGACGAGATCGTGGAGCGGCACGGCGTTTCGATCATGGGCTATTCCAACACGCCCAGCCATCTCGCAGCGGATGCGAGCGCGCTGCTGTCGCGCAACTTCTACAATTTCCTGTCGGCCTTCTGGGACGAGGAGCAGGGCGGACCCGTGCTGGACGACGAGATCGGCAGTGCGGTGCGCCTCACCCGCGACGGCAAGGTGGTGAACGAAAGACTGCTCGGGTGA
- a CDS encoding site-specific DNA-methyltransferase, whose product MGVVETVRTREMRAVAAAPKAVDLPLGRILPGDCVAAMRTLPDASVDLVFADPPYNLQLGGDLNRPDGSQVDAVTDDWDRFDSFRTYDNFTKAWLAECKRVLKPDGGLWVIGSYHNIYRVGAILQDLGFWILNDIVWRKSNPMPNFKGTRFTNAHETLLWCSQGEKARYHFNYRAMKTLNDELQMRSDWVLPICGGGERLKEGGHKVHPTQKPEALLYRVLLATTERGDVVLDPFFGTGTTGAVATRLGRQWIGCEREGVYRDAAIARISKELPLDESALVTMQSKKDAPRVAFGALVENGLVPAGTQLFDKKRRWTATVRADGSLSYGKQAGSIHGLGKDLQGAPSCNGWTFWHYENGGEVKPIDAARQLHLLALED is encoded by the coding sequence ATGGGGGTCGTCGAGACCGTAAGGACGCGCGAGATGCGGGCGGTTGCCGCCGCGCCGAAGGCCGTGGATCTGCCGCTGGGCCGGATATTGCCGGGCGATTGCGTGGCCGCCATGCGCACGCTGCCCGATGCGAGCGTGGACCTGGTCTTCGCCGATCCGCCCTACAACCTGCAGCTGGGCGGTGACCTCAACCGGCCCGACGGCAGCCAGGTGGACGCGGTGACGGACGACTGGGACCGGTTCGACAGCTTCCGCACTTACGACAATTTTACAAAGGCTTGGCTGGCGGAGTGCAAGCGCGTTCTGAAGCCCGACGGCGGCTTGTGGGTCATCGGCAGCTACCACAACATCTACCGCGTCGGCGCGATCCTGCAGGATCTGGGCTTCTGGATTCTCAACGACATCGTCTGGCGCAAGTCCAATCCGATGCCCAATTTCAAGGGCACCCGCTTCACCAATGCGCACGAGACGCTGCTGTGGTGCAGCCAGGGGGAGAAGGCGCGCTACCATTTCAATTATCGCGCGATGAAGACGCTCAACGACGAACTCCAGATGCGCAGCGACTGGGTCCTGCCGATCTGCGGCGGGGGTGAACGGCTGAAGGAAGGCGGACACAAGGTCCACCCGACGCAGAAGCCCGAAGCGCTGCTCTACCGCGTGCTGCTGGCGACGACGGAGCGCGGCGACGTGGTGCTGGACCCGTTCTTCGGCACCGGGACCACCGGCGCGGTCGCCACGCGGCTGGGCCGCCAGTGGATCGGCTGCGAACGCGAAGGCGTCTATCGCGACGCCGCGATCGCACGGATCTCGAAGGAACTGCCGCTGGACGAAAGCGCGCTGGTCACCATGCAGAGCAAGAAGGATGCCCCGCGCGTCGCGTTCGGTGCGCTCGTCGAAAACGGACTCGTGCCTGCGGGCACGCAGCTGTTCGACAAGAAGCGCCGCTGGACCGCCACCGTTCGTGCCGACGGATCGCTCTCGTACGGCAAGCAGGCCGGCAGCATCCACGGCCTCGGCAAGGACCTGCAAGGCGCACCCAGCTGCAATGGCTGGACCTTCTGGCACTACGAGAACGGCGGCGAGGTAAAGCCAATCGACGCTGCGCGGCAGCTTCACCTGCTGGCGCTGGAGGACTGA
- the folP gene encoding dihydropteroate synthase yields the protein MTPRVYVRPVSTVAGPQVAEGDAVRLAGGMVYAREFVLVVREGGAVVHRRMFAPPDAVAAFGELADAFGDDAASEAERQWSNLRQAHAPLQLGERTVRLDQPQVMGILNVTPDSFSDGGEFLDDQDAGRAHAAAMVEAGAAIIDIGGESTRPGAAATWEGDELERVVPAVEYCAAMGAALSIDTRRPAVMEAALAKGAHLVNDVSGLRHDPRSRELVARSGVPVVLMHAPGDGQDLHSEGGYESVAFDVFDGLRALRDAAVEGGIAPEHIVLDPGIGFGKSVADNLAVLNALPLYHALGHPLLLGASRKRMIGALSNEAAADRRLGGSIALAIAGMNAGVQLLRVHDVAETVQARNVWRGLRDAALTDFADLPPM from the coding sequence ATGACTCCGCGGGTCTATGTCCGGCCGGTTAGCACCGTCGCCGGTCCGCAGGTTGCCGAGGGCGATGCGGTGCGGCTGGCGGGCGGGATGGTCTATGCGCGCGAGTTCGTGCTGGTGGTACGCGAGGGCGGGGCGGTGGTACATCGGCGGATGTTCGCGCCGCCCGATGCGGTGGCGGCCTTTGGCGAGCTGGCCGATGCCTTCGGGGACGATGCCGCGAGCGAGGCGGAGCGCCAGTGGTCGAACCTGCGCCAGGCCCACGCGCCGCTGCAGCTGGGAGAACGGACCGTGCGGCTCGACCAGCCGCAGGTCATGGGCATCCTCAACGTGACGCCGGACAGCTTCAGCGACGGGGGCGAGTTCCTCGACGACCAGGACGCCGGGCGAGCCCATGCGGCGGCGATGGTGGAAGCCGGCGCGGCCATCATCGACATTGGCGGCGAAAGCACGCGCCCCGGCGCGGCGGCGACATGGGAAGGGGACGAGCTCGAACGCGTGGTCCCGGCAGTCGAATACTGCGCCGCGATGGGGGCCGCGCTCAGCATCGACACGCGCCGCCCGGCAGTGATGGAAGCGGCTCTCGCGAAGGGTGCGCACCTGGTGAACGACGTGTCGGGCCTGCGCCACGATCCGCGCAGCCGTGAACTGGTCGCGCGATCAGGCGTGCCCGTCGTGCTGATGCATGCGCCGGGCGACGGGCAGGACCTGCATTCCGAGGGCGGTTACGAGAGCGTCGCGTTCGACGTCTTCGACGGCCTGCGCGCCTTGCGCGATGCGGCGGTGGAGGGGGGCATCGCGCCGGAGCACATCGTGCTCGATCCCGGTATCGGCTTCGGAAAATCGGTGGCGGACAATCTCGCCGTGCTGAACGCGCTGCCGCTCTATCACGCGCTCGGCCATCCGCTGCTGCTGGGGGCCAGCCGCAAGCGGATGATCGGCGCACTGTCGAACGAGGCGGCGGCGGACCGGCGGCTCGGCGGAAGCATCGCGCTGGCGATTGCGGGCATGAATGCGGGCGTGCAGCTGCTGCGGGTGCACGACGTCGCGGAGACGGTCCAGGCGCGCAATGTCTGGCGGGGTCTGCGCGATGCGGCGCTGACCGACTTCGCGGACCTGCCGCCGATGTGA